The Archocentrus centrarchus isolate MPI-CPG fArcCen1 chromosome 7, fArcCen1, whole genome shotgun sequence genome window below encodes:
- the phlda3 gene encoding pleckstrin homology-like domain family A member 3, producing MSFSAKVMRDGLLEKRSSGLLQLWKKKRCVLTEDGLRLHNCKGGGGGGGDATDLAWSSKAKELRFERMATVDCVEYKRGLVYFTVVMVTGKEIDFRCPQDGTAWNAEIALALVRYKNLQAVQTGRNRHLSTGHLGSTGEDEEL from the coding sequence ATGTCGTTCTCGGCCAAAGTGATGAGAGACGGGCTGCTGGAGAAGCGCAGCAGCGGGCTTCTCCAGCTGTGGAAGAAGAAGCGTTGCGTGCTCACTGAGGACGGGCTGCGCTTGCACAACTGCAAAggaggcggcggcggcggcggtgaTGCTACGGATTTGGCGTGGAGCTCCAAAGCCAAGGAACTTCGTTTTGAGCGTATGGCCACTGTGGACTGTGTGGAGTACAAGCGAGGGCTGGTATACTTCACCGTGGTAATGGTTACGGGCAAGGAAATTGACTTTCGGTGTCCGCAGGACGGCACGGCGTGGAACGCAGAGATTGCTCTGGCTTTGGTGCGCTATAAGAACCTACAGGCCGTGCAGACCGGGAGAAATCGGCACCTGTCCACAGGACACCTGGGCAGCACTGGGGAAGATGAGGAGCTCTGA
- the csrp1a gene encoding cysteine and glycine-rich protein 1a encodes MPLGGGNKCGRCSKTVYFAEECLCDGRSFHKSCFLCMVCGKNLDSTTVAVRMDEIYCKACYGKKYGPKGYGYGQGAGILSMDKGESLGIKHEAPAPHCPTTNPNPSKLAQKFGGSDKCPRCGKAVYAAEKVIGAGSAWHKTGCFTCATCGKSLESTTLADKDGEIYCKGCYGKNFGPKGFGYGLGAGALAHTQ; translated from the exons ATGCCACTGGGTGGAGGAAACAAGTGTGGCCGCTGTTCAAAGACGGTTTACTTTGCAGAAGAGTGTCTCTGTGATGGGCGGAGCTTCCACAAGTCCTGCTTCCTGTGCA TGGTGTGTGGGAAGAATTTGGACAGCACAACTGTTGCTGTTCGTATGGATGAAATCTATTGCAAAGCATGCTATGGTAAGAAGTATGGGCCAAAAGGCTACGGGTATGGCCAGGGAGCAGGAATCCTCAGCATGGACAAAGGAGAGTCCCTGGGAATTAAACATGAAGC ACCTGCTCCCCATTGTCCTACCACCAACCCAAACCCCTCTAAGCTAGCTCAGAAGTTTGGAGGATCAGACAAGTGCCCTCGCTGTGGCAAGGCTGTCTATGCCGCTGAGAAAGTGATTGGAGCAGGGAGT GCATGGCATAAGACTGGATGTTTTACATGTGCCACATGTGGGAAGAGCCTTGAATCAACCACACTAGCTGATAAGGATGGAGAAATCTACTGCAAAG GTTGTTACGGCAAAAACTTTGGTCCCAAGGGATTTGGGTATGGACTTGGAGCCGGGGCGCTGGCGCACACTCAGTAG